The Desulfuribacillus alkaliarsenatis nucleotide sequence AAACCACCAGACAATAAGAGCGCGATTGCAACCAAACCCTCCGTTGACGCCCAGAAAATACGTTGCCACACAGGTCCTTCCTTCTCTCCGCCATTTGTTAGCATATCAATGACGAGGGATCCTGAATCCGATGATGTTACGAAAAATGTTACAACCAGTATTGTGGCAATCGTAGCAATCAATGTTGAGAAAGGTAAATACTCAAAGAATTGAAATAGTGCTGTTGTAGTGTCTGCATCTACAGCAAGGGCCAAGTCAGTAATCCCCTGTTGCATAATCATATGAATGGCCGTATTACCAAAGAACGTCATCCACATAAAGGTGAAACCCACCGGAACCATAAGCACCCCAACGATAAATTCACGAATTGTTCTACCTCTAGATACACGTGCTATAAACATTCCTACAAACGGTGACCAAGCAATCCACCAGCCCCAGTAAAATAGCGTCCAACCTCCAATCCAGCCAGTTGGTTCATAGGCATACAAGTTAAATGTTTGTCCAACAATCGTCGATAGATACGCCCCTGTGTTTTGTACGAGGGTTTGTAGCAAATAGATTGTAGGCCCTGTAATAAGTACAAAAAGGACGAGAAATCCAGCTACACCCATATTAAATTCGGAAATTCTTTTAATCCCACCATTAAGACCACTAACAACTGAAACCATAGCAATCAAACTTACTATGATAATAATAATGATTTGTACGTTGATTGTATTAGGGACACCAAATACATACTGTAGCCCTGCATTGATTTGTAGTACTCCTAAACCCAAGGAGGTGGCAACCCCAAACAGTGTCCCTAAAACGGCGAATGTGTCTACTGTATGTCCAATTGGACCGTAGATACGGTCGCCAATTAAAGGATATAAAGAAGAACGAATTGCTAACGGTAAATTATGTCGATATGAAAAATACGCCAATGAAAGCGCGACTACGGCATAAATCGCCCATGCATGTATACCCCAGTGAAAAAACGTAATGTTCATGGCAGCCCTCGCGGCTTCTATAGTGCCGCCTTCCATTGCTGGCGGAGTCATATAGTGCATGACAGGCTCTGCTACTCCAAAGAACAGTAATCCTATACCCATACCTGCAGAAAACAGCATAGCAAACCATGATAAATTGTTATATTCAGGTTCACTGTGGTCAGGTCCTAATTTAATCTGACCATTCCTAGATACCGCTAAATACACAACAAATATCACAAAGATAGCTACAGATAAAACATAAAACCATCCAACAGTTTCCGTAATCCATGCTTGAACAGCAGTAAATACGGCTTCTGTCCTTTTGGGCAATAATACTGCAAGTATCACAAACACAAGTGTAATAATTGCTGAACTTAAGAAAACAGGTGGATTAATCCGAACCTCTGGTCTCCATGCTTGATTTTTCTTCTGATTGTCCATTTAAATAACTACCTTCTCCCATTCTGATTCTTTAAAGCCAGGCAAGACAATATTACCATTTGTTAGTATTGGCCGCTTTACCAACAAACCATCACTAGCTAGTACCTTATAGATTTCTTCTAAGCTCATTGTTTCTAATTTGTCCTTTAAACCGAGTTCTTTATATTTTTTGCCACTGGTATTGATAAAACGTTTGATGTCTAGTCCACTTTTTTCGTGAAGTTCCTTCAACTCTTGTGCAGTCGGGTTCTCTTCTACGATATGTCTTGTCTTGTATGTAACTTCCTTGTCATCTAGCCAAGCCTTGGCCTTTCTAACAGTAGTTCACCTTGGATAATCAAAAAATGTCCATTCCATTTCAAATAACCTCCTAGTTGTTAGTTTAATACAGCATAATTAATTGCCTAAAAGCATTACATTTATATTCCATTTTATCATAATGATTTCATATATAGCTTCTATTAGCATGCCAAATCCTATGCAAAAAATAAGACTCTCTTCGGCAATATCCAGAAAAGAGTCTTATCAAACATGCTTTATCCCTGTGCAACATCTGCTAAAGTCATATCGCCAATTTTACATATACTCCGATAAACAACCGTAGCAGTGTAAAATGCGCCAAAGATTGGGACAATATTGGTCGCTAGCTTAAATTTTTGTTGTGCTAAATATGATGATATTAGTTCGCTAGTAGCGGCACTCCTGGCAGCATCGACTTGGTCTGCGAACAGCTCATATTTAGCCTGATAAACTTCCAGGCCACTTTGCCGAATAATCCGCACGTCAACTATAAAGGAAAACAATGCTTGTAGCAAAAAACTTGTTGCAAATGTTGCGGGCATCATTTTCCCACCAATAAAATCAAGGCCTAGCGATAACACAAAGGACTTTAATGCTCCAATCAAAGCAATTTTTCGCACCTTTAGTTTGTATTGTCTGACTTCACTGTTTAAATTGCTATATGAATTCATTACTTACTCCTTTTGCTCCATTTCCTGCAAGATTTCTACTGCGTCAGCGATGAACTGTGGGCATACCTTTGTAAACAATTGCTTGTCTTTAATCTGTGCATATTCATCTGGGTTTGCTACATTATAGCCTAATAACTCCTTACAAATAATAGTTTTATGTTTTTCCTTGAATTTCTCTATAAACTGGTTAGTAAGCTTATAGGTCTCTTGCTTTGCTTCATTATCTCCCTCGCAATGGTGGCCATACCTTAAGCCTATTACCATTATAGCACCTGTGACTGCACCACAAACCTCACCTTGACGGAGTCCACCGCCAAAGCCCGTGGCTATCTTAAAAGCGGACTCGCGCTCTAATCCTAGCTCATCGCAGAACACTCCAATAACCGCTTGACTACAGTTAAAGCCCCGAGCGAATATGTCCTTCGCCACAACCTTCTTAGAACGCTCCCAGAGCATAACCTGCTCTGCTAATTCTTCTTGCTCTATCTGTCGTTTTTGCTGCTCAAGGCGCTGCTGTACATCTGTAAGCTCTGCCTGCAGTTCATTATAATGCTTGACGATGCTCTCGACCGTCTGTGGCTCATCAAATAATATAGGGACTGTCTCTTGCTCAAGCTGCAAATATGGTTTCTTACCCAATGCGTTAGCCTCTCCAACTACGCGCCAGCTCAGTGGTTTTTGGTACTCTGTAAAGTTCCATAAAACCGTTCCGTCATACTTCATCGTTGATGCTTCTAAAAGCTCTGGAGTAACATAGGCATGGAGTAATTGATCACGCATCCCATCTCCGCCTGCAAGAACTGATTGCTTTTGCCCCTTCTCCGACAGCTTGTACTTAATTTCAACCGTTTTACGTATGCTTTTCTTACTCATATCAGATAAATCAATGTTTCCCATCTTAAAATTAGAGACATCTAATTTTTTACCGTTCATCGACTTTCCCCTCACTCTCTCGTATATTGTTAACCAGTTTTTTGCAATATTCTATTATCTCTTTTCTTCTAATGATACCTATGAATACATCCTGATCATCAACAACGGGAACAAAGTTCTGCGAGATGGCTAATGTTAATAAATCATCAATATCAGCATCGATATGCACAGACTGATTCGTTTTTCTACGTTCTATATGCTTTAATAATACACTTCTAGAATTTTTAAATGATAGATTAGGGGTGTTTTTAACTTTCCAGAGCAGATCGCCTTCAGTGATTGTGCCCACGTATTTACCTTCATGGTTTAATATTGGAATCGCTGGATGCTTTTCAAATTCCATTTTATCAAGCACTTGTCGCATTGTTGAATCTTCATATACATATGTGACCTCTGCTTTTGGCAAAAGAAAGAAAGCTATATTTTTCATATCAGTAACTACCCCTCCAGAAAAGTAAAATTATCACTCTAATACATCTATCTTTTCAAATCATAACAATCATAATAACCTTTAAGGTCGGATATAAGCCGTAGTACATCCTCTTCCTTCGTCGCCCAACTCGTGCAAAACCGTACGGCACTATGTTTGTCATCGATTCGTTGCCAGGTCAAAAAACTATAATGTTTTTTCAAAGCTTCGATTGTTTCATTGGGCAAAATTGGAAACAATTGATTGGTTGAAGTGCTAATTAGAAATGTACATCCACTTTCTTGTAATGCTTCTTTTATTATATTAGCCATTTTATTAGCATATGCTGATAACTCAAAGTATAAGTCGTTTTCAAAAAGTGTAAGAAACTGAATCCCAAGTAGTCTCCCCTTCGCTAGTAAGCCGCCTCTTTGCTTCATAATATATCGAAAGTCTTGCTTCAGTGTATCGTTAGTTATAACGACTGCCTCTCCAAAAAGCGCCCCTATCTTCGTGCCACCAATATAAAAAACATCGCAGCATTCTGTAATAAACGCTAAATCCATATCATTCTCAGAAGAAGTAAGCCCATATCCCAGTCGCGCCCCATCTAGAAACAGATATAGCCCGTTTTCACGACACACGTTACTGATGGCTTCCAATTCACTTCGGGTATAAATCGTCCCTAATTCCGTCGGATTAGAGATATATACCATTTTAGGTTGGACAGTGTGTTCATGGGTCTCATCTAATTGATGGTTTATGTAAACATCATAAATCTGCCTTGCTGTGAGCTTCCCATCATAAGTTGGCAGTTCTAGCACTTTATGCCCTGTAGCTTCAATTGCACCTGTCTCATGGGTGCTAATATGGCCGCTCTCCGCCGCTATTACACCTTGATGGGGACGCAAGGATGCAGCTATCACAGTCAGGTTTGTCTGTGTTCCACCCACTAGGAAATGGACGTCAATATTGTCATTCTTGCACTTTTCTTTGATAAGGGAAGCCGCTTGCTGACAATAAACATCTTCACCATACCCTGGTGTTTGCTCCATATTCGTTGCTAGTAATTTCTCTAATATCTTAGGATGAGCGCCTTCGCTATAGTCATTAGTAAATCGAATCATCGTATGTTCCTCACCTTCAAAAATCCCTCTATACATGAAAAGAAAAGCTTTACAGTAAATTTTTCAACTGTAAAGCTTCCCTTATATTTTAACGTTATTCAACCTTTTTAGCTACAATATTTATCTCTTTACCAGACTTTTTTAGCTTTGCAACCAAATCTCTGAAAGGCTTAAAGTTTGATACTTTGGAAATAGCGTCTTCCTCGTTCTGAACGCCAGTAGTTCTGAACTCAATGTCATTTAACAGTACTACATATGAATCGTTACTAGCTTTTAAATCTTTTCTACGTCTTTCTCTTTCCTTATGCCTTGCTATTCTTCTTACACTTTTTCTAGCTTTCTTTAACTTAGGGTCTTGTGTGAAGAATTCTAACTCATATAGATTTTGATTCACTTGTTTTAATGTACTATTTGGCTTTACCATATATAAATACCCCTCTCTTAAATTATCTAGTTATACTAATCATCTAATCTACTAATTTTAACCTTCATCAATTATCTATTTCTACTATTTTTAGCACTAGTTTTTCTCGGCGCACGTGCCATTGCCTTTGTTTGATGATGGGTTTTTGAATAGGCTGCACTGCTTTTAATTATTTTTTTTATCTGTCGTTTTTTCATTGTTTAATCTCCCCTCAAAATCTTCTAATTAGAATGTCTTTCCTCGTTTATTATATATGTTGCTCTATAATTAAGCAATTTATCTTCGGTCAATGATGTGTAAATAGCGACTATCAGCACAGTATGATATAATTGCTGAGTCAAATTTATAGCAATTTAAAAATGGGAACTAGCAATTTTAAGGGGGTTTATCTTAGATGGATACAAATACACAAAACACTACAAACAACACAACACAGCCAGTGGAAGTTCGCACGGAGATTGGCTCAATTACCGTTGGACTTGGCGCCTACAAAGGCCTTAAAAAACCTGAACAAAAAGCAATTACCGTTACAGAACAAGAAATCGAGCAAGAATTAGAAGCTTATAGGGATCGTCACGCTAAGCTTGAACCAGTAGCAGATGGCATCGTGCAAACGGGCGACATTGTAAAAATTGATTACCAAGGATATATTGATGGCTCTCCTTTCGACGGTGGAAGTGGTAAAAACCAGGCCCTCGAAATTGGTTCTGGTGGCTTTATACTAAGCTTTGAAGAGCAGATGGTTGGTATGAAGACTAACGAAGATAAGCAAATCGAGGTGGATTTTCCTGAGAATTATCATGTAAGAAAGCTAGCTGGTTCTACCGTAACCTTCCATATAAAAGTAAATGAAATAACGCGAAAAACCCTTCCTGAGTTAAACGATGATTTGGCTAAAGCTGTAAGTTATTGTAAAACCCTCGACGAGTTGAAAGAAGATATCAAAAAGAATATAGTCTCCTATAAAGAAATGGAAGTAGGTAAGTACATAAAGGATGTATTAGTCAGTATACCTGTTAAGAACTCCCTAGTAGAAATACCTGAATCACTGATTGACATAGAAATCAAAAAAATGATTGCTGATTTAGAGCATCATGTAAAATCAAAAGGAATTACCGTTGATAAATATTTAGAAACAGCAGGAATTTCTCGTGAAGAGTTTGAAGCTCAATTTAGAACAGAGGCTGAAAAACGCGTCCAAACTCAACTCGTTTTAATGGCCATAGCTAAAACAGAAAGAATGCATGTTACTGAAGATGAAATAACTAATCAAATAAACCAGATTGCCACTATGCACAAAACAAAAGCATCAGATATACGCACACACCTGATTGACGGCGGCAATTATACAGCCTTTAAGAATGAAATTGCTATGCGTAAAGCTGTAGAATTAATCGTTCAATTTAGTGAATAGGTGCCGTTACACCAGTGAAAACCTTTTAATTAATGAAGTGACATTATCGCGTGTTTTATTTCTTTTAAATTAAAAGGTTTTTTTATTGCACCTACAAATCCGTATTCTTTATATTTAGAGAGTACCTGGTCTTCACAATAGCCACTAATAACAAAAGCTTTCACAAGGGGATTTATTTTCTTTAGTTCTTTTATTGTTTCTTTGCCACCTTTTCCACCTTGGACAGTGAGATCTAAAAATACAAATTCAACTGTACTTGAAAATTGTTCATAAATATTTACCGCCTCGTCCCCATCCCTAGCCGAGATAACTTCAAATCCTAAATCTTCTAGGGATTTTAAAAGAACTTCACGTACTTTGACCTGATCATCCATTATAATAACTTTACCTGTTTTAAAAGAACACGTCTTTTGTTGCGTTTGATGTCTAATCATTTCATTAGTTGAAAATGTGGCTTTTAGAAAAATATTGAATGTTGTTCCTTTATCTATTATAGAGTCAACAGTAATGTAACCTCCATGTTTTTTTATTATAGAAAGACTCGTAGCTAACCCTAATCCGTTACCATTAGCTTTTGTTGTAAAATAAGGGTCAAATATTTTGTCAAGAATTGTGTCTGGCATACCACACCCTTGATCAGTAATTGAAATTTTCACATATTCACCAGCTTCTATAGGCATGAATTGCTCACTTTCCTCTAATGTAATATTTTGCGCTTTTACAGTTATATAGCCACCATCAGGCATTGCTTGAGTAGCATTAATAACGATATTATTTATCACTTGATTGATTTGGCCTTCATCTATTTTAACATTATGTAAGTTGTCCTCTAGGTCCCAGCGGCACTTTATGTTTAAGCCTTTTAGTACAAATTCGCAAGAATCTAATAATAGTTCTTTTAATGAATTAGTGGTTTTTAAAATTGGGGAGCCACCTTTTGAGAATGTTAATAACTGCTGGGTTAGACGCTCTGATTGTTGAAAGCTTTTCTCAGCCTCTTCAAGATACTTAACTATTCTTGAATAATCTCCATTTAATTGTTCCAGTGTAAATTTAGCTAAAGCTACATTGCCTTTAGAAACCGTTAATAAATTGTTAAAATCATGGGCAATCCCACCAGCTAACAGCCCAACCGAATCAAGCTTATCAATAATTCGCTGTTGTTCTTCTGCATCTTTTCTATCAGTGATGTCCAATAGAGCTCCAATCACTTTCATTTCATCATTTTCGTTTTTAATCACCTTAAACTGATCATGTAAACAGCGATACTCTCC carries:
- the tig gene encoding trigger factor; translated protein: MDTNTQNTTNNTTQPVEVRTEIGSITVGLGAYKGLKKPEQKAITVTEQEIEQELEAYRDRHAKLEPVADGIVQTGDIVKIDYQGYIDGSPFDGGSGKNQALEIGSGGFILSFEEQMVGMKTNEDKQIEVDFPENYHVRKLAGSTVTFHIKVNEITRKTLPELNDDLAKAVSYCKTLDELKEDIKKNIVSYKEMEVGKYIKDVLVSIPVKNSLVEIPESLIDIEIKKMIADLEHHVKSKGITVDKYLETAGISREEFEAQFRTEAEKRVQTQLVLMAIAKTERMHVTEDEITNQINQIATMHKTKASDIRTHLIDGGNYTAFKNEIAMRKAVELIVQFSE
- a CDS encoding arsenate reductase family protein → MEWTFFDYPRUTTVRKAKAWLDDKEVTYKTRHIVEENPTAQELKELHEKSGLDIKRFINTSGKKYKELGLKDKLETMSLEEIYKVLASDGLLVKRPILTNGNIVLPGFKESEWEKVVI
- a CDS encoding ATP-binding protein, whose product is MGRTADEMKSKQELINELKLIKDENDAILESTRALMGSQDFQTTAKVIFNCCKKVIGNISGYVALLKADGEENEVIYLDSGGRPCTVDINLPMPIRGLREIAYHTNKAVIDNNFASSKWMQYMPAGHMSVDNVLFAPLVIDQKTVGLIGLANKKGGFTKRDSDFASRIGDIVALALRNTRMIDSLKQSISDLRLAEQKLRENDERLDAIVSQTQAIIYSCRVDDINPVITYVSPNVESVLGYKPDKFIGASIDEWIKCVHSEDKNKIVLSYNIGEIITIEYRVKHVNGEYRCLHDQFKVIKNENDEMKVIGALLDITDRKDAEEQQRIIDKLDSVGLLAGGIAHDFNNLLTVSKGNVALAKFTLEQLNGDYSRIVKYLEEAEKSFQQSERLTQQLLTFSKGGSPILKTTNSLKELLLDSCEFVLKGLNIKCRWDLEDNLHNVKIDEGQINQVINNIVINATQAMPDGGYITVKAQNITLEESEQFMPIEAGEYVKISITDQGCGMPDTILDKIFDPYFTTKANGNGLGLATSLSIIKKHGGYITVDSIIDKGTTFNIFLKATFSTNEMIRHQTQQKTCSFKTGKVIIMDDQVKVREVLLKSLEDLGFEVISARDGDEAVNIYEQFSSTVEFVFLDLTVQGGKGGKETIKELKKINPLVKAFVISGYCEDQVLSKYKEYGFVGAIKKPFNLKEIKHAIMSLH
- a CDS encoding C-GCAxxG-C-C family protein, with the protein product MNGKKLDVSNFKMGNIDLSDMSKKSIRKTVEIKYKLSEKGQKQSVLAGGDGMRDQLLHAYVTPELLEASTMKYDGTVLWNFTEYQKPLSWRVVGEANALGKKPYLQLEQETVPILFDEPQTVESIVKHYNELQAELTDVQQRLEQQKRQIEQEELAEQVMLWERSKKVVAKDIFARGFNCSQAVIGVFCDELGLERESAFKIATGFGGGLRQGEVCGAVTGAIMVIGLRYGHHCEGDNEAKQETYKLTNQFIEKFKEKHKTIICKELLGYNVANPDEYAQIKDKQLFTKVCPQFIADAVEILQEMEQKE
- a CDS encoding threonine aldolase family protein, translating into MIRFTNDYSEGAHPKILEKLLATNMEQTPGYGEDVYCQQAASLIKEKCKNDNIDVHFLVGGTQTNLTVIAASLRPHQGVIAAESGHISTHETGAIEATGHKVLELPTYDGKLTARQIYDVYINHQLDETHEHTVQPKMVYISNPTELGTIYTRSELEAISNVCRENGLYLFLDGARLGYGLTSSENDMDLAFITECCDVFYIGGTKIGALFGEAVVITNDTLKQDFRYIMKQRGGLLAKGRLLGIQFLTLFENDLYFELSAYANKMANIIKEALQESGCTFLISTSTNQLFPILPNETIEALKKHYSFLTWQRIDDKHSAVRFCTSWATKEEDVLRLISDLKGYYDCYDLKR
- a CDS encoding BCCT family transporter; translated protein: MDNQKKNQAWRPEVRINPPVFLSSAIITLVFVILAVLLPKRTEAVFTAVQAWITETVGWFYVLSVAIFVIFVVYLAVSRNGQIKLGPDHSEPEYNNLSWFAMLFSAGMGIGLLFFGVAEPVMHYMTPPAMEGGTIEAARAAMNITFFHWGIHAWAIYAVVALSLAYFSYRHNLPLAIRSSLYPLIGDRIYGPIGHTVDTFAVLGTLFGVATSLGLGVLQINAGLQYVFGVPNTINVQIIIIIIVSLIAMVSVVSGLNGGIKRISEFNMGVAGFLVLFVLITGPTIYLLQTLVQNTGAYLSTIVGQTFNLYAYEPTGWIGGWTLFYWGWWIAWSPFVGMFIARVSRGRTIREFIVGVLMVPVGFTFMWMTFFGNTAIHMIMQQGITDLALAVDADTTTALFQFFEYLPFSTLIATIATILVVTFFVTSSDSGSLVIDMLTNGGEKEGPVWQRIFWASTEGLVAIALLLSGGLLALQTAAIASALPFTVVMLLMCWGLFQSLRVELVKQVSLSEAILMPKTHKSPVAWQDRLKSMIHHPKKESVLQFMQSTVHPAFDEVAEVFKKNGMKAIVKAESGDRIWIEVLHGEEIDFFYSVRLKGHAMPSFTMAEANKDLDETKKYYRAEIYLKEGGQDYDIMGWTKEQVINNVLDQYEKHIHFLHVIR
- a CDS encoding CBS domain-containing protein, with product MKNIAFFLLPKAEVTYVYEDSTMRQVLDKMEFEKHPAIPILNHEGKYVGTITEGDLLWKVKNTPNLSFKNSRSVLLKHIERRKTNQSVHIDADIDDLLTLAISQNFVPVVDDQDVFIGIIRRKEIIEYCKKLVNNIRESEGKVDER